A genomic stretch from Thalassophryne amazonica chromosome 18, fThaAma1.1, whole genome shotgun sequence includes:
- the mrm1 gene encoding rRNA methyltransferase 1, mitochondrial, which produces MWLFSITHQHGWCRRLMKPVSNAGFQLTSYHATSSVLCPLERSSKPVVRRRRSLLKSSTVQHVPVAADGKSDQPSPPPKAWKKEVSFMKKEASHGNNRGISFELKKLCLEDFTEEKARLGRETSTMLSSDKKYEIVFGIAPCLFALTQRRRKVYKLFVKDGEAAHRNSVLKVCEEAHRWGVPIQRVSKKDLDKLAAGRVHQGVCLQASPLKYLVEDKVSAGLRKDDAIPLWLVLEEIQDPMNLGAILRSAYFLGVDRVASSLRSSCPLTPVVSKASSGIMEVLGVYGYQNLEDMIKMKAAQGWQVIGTVGAETEEILVPVTHCLDFNMTKPTLLLIGGEGDGLSQQLLSLCQTLLTIPPGRNLLPGIESLNVSVAAAILLHSLLSSRRLPI; this is translated from the coding sequence atgtggctCTTCAGTATCACTCATCAGCATGGTTGGTGCAGAAGGCTGATGAAGCCTGTGTCAAACGCAGGTTTTCAGCTGACCTCCTACCACGCTACAAGCTCAGTTCTGTGTCCGTTGGAAAGGAGCAGCAAACCTGTGGTGAGGAGACGACGCAGTCTGTTAAAAAGCTCTACTGTCCAACACGTGCCTGTTGCAGCTGATGGAAAGAGTGATCAGCCTTCACCCCCGCCTAAAGCCTGGAAGAAGGAGGTTTCATTTATGAAGAAGGAAGCCTCACATGGCAACAACCGTGGAATATCATTTGAGCTCAAGAAGCTCTGTCTGGAGGACTTCACTGAAGAGAAGGCCAGACTGGGCAGAGAGACCTCTACGATGCTCTCCAGTGATAAGAAATATGAGATTGTTTTTGGCATTGCACCCTGTCTATTCGCTCTTACTCAAAGAAGAAGGAAGGTCTACAAGCTGTTTGTTAAAGATGGTGAGGCTGCGCATAGGAATTCTGTGTTAAAGGTTTGCGAGGAGGCTCACCGATGGGGAGTCCCAATCCAACGCGTCAGCAAGAAAGATCTGGACAAGTTGGCTGCTGGACGTGTTCATCAAGGAGTGTGTCTGCAAGCCAGTCCTCTGAAATACCTCGTTGAGGACAAAGTCTCTGCAGGCCTGAGAAAAGATGACGCTATTCCTCTCTGGCTTGTCCTGGAAGAAATCCAGGACCCGATGAATCTGGGTGCCATTCTGCGCTCTGCGTATTTCCTTGGTGTGGACAGAGTGGCCAGCAGTCTTCGCAGTAGCTGCCCACTGACACCAGTGGTCAGCAAGGCCAGCTCCGGCATCATGGAGGTGCTGGGAGTTTATGGATATCAAAACTTAGAAGATATGATTAAAATGAAAGCAGCACAAGGTTGGCAGGTGATCGGCACGGTGGGAGCTGAAACGGAGGAGATCCTGGTCCCTGTCACCCACTGTTTGGACTTTAACATGACTAAACCTACGTTGTTGCTGATTGGAGGAGAAGGGGACGGTTTGTCTCAGCAGCTGCTTTCTTTATGTCAAACCCTTCTCACCATCCCACCTGGAAGAAACCTGCTTCCTGGGATAGAGTCTCTCAATGTGTCCGTAGCTGCAGCCATTCTGCTGCACTCTTTACTGTCGTCCAGAAGGTTGCCCATTTAA